In the genome of Acipenser ruthenus unplaced genomic scaffold, fAciRut3.2 maternal haplotype, whole genome shotgun sequence, the window attaaagaggagttccctgaacttgaacttgtccccattagagtggagttctctgggctggcttccctccccattaaacaggagctctgtgagatgcaatgtgacagcagccagccagaggtctctgaggttaaagctgagcacaatgaattggagatcccccagacagaagaaccccttcctgtgaaacaagaagaggtgctggaaactgtccttaTTAAacgggagccccctgaagtagagtttgagcacatggaaccaaggaaggaagaatctgaggacttcaaaccaaacacccctgagctggagcctgtacgcctgcgggagtgtagcgtggtgctggagagaatctgcgtgagagagcaaggcgctggagaggaaggctctcccaacagcacgcaaggaggtggaaaggaagacgggcgctcccattcagaatgcagtctagcaggtgagtgactcccagtagctgtgacattgtcattctagattgcgtgagaactttgaaggcagattttgatcccagggctcggtttcatcagcatcagtctttactgactctgcttttacacataaagtaaaggctttcagtttaactttgtgtttgtaagctggtgtaacccagtgcaagcctCACAGCTGAAATTCGCATGCTTGAGTCCACTCCACCACCCAGCCACATGCctgaagcctacaagcagtccctcttactttctttactgttaatattttccaggttccagtccagcagcaaAAGCGAGGGCGGTCgatggagaatatcctgactgtgggaaaggtttcatcCAGTTaaggcattttaaaacacaccagaGAACTCGCACAGGAAAgaaactgtatcgctgctctgactgtgggaagagtttcagtcagtcctgcaaccttgttttacaccagcgaattcacacaggagagaaaccgtatcgctgctctgactgtgggaagcgtttcagtcagtcaggacaccttgcttcacaccagcgaactcacacaggagagaaactgcatcgctgctctgactgtgggaagagtttcagtcagtcctgcaaccttgttttacaccagcgaattcacacaggagagaaaccgtatcgctgctctgactgtgggaagagtttcagtcagtcaggacaccttgtttcacaccagcgaactcacacaggagagaaaccatatcagtgctctgactgtgggaagagtttcagtcactcagtatccctgaaagcacaccagcgaactcacacaggagagaaaccgtattgctgctctgactgtgggaagagtttcaggtggtcaggacaccttgtttcacaccagcgaattcacacaggagagaaaccgtattgctgctctgactgtgggaagagtttcaatcagtcaaacaaccttgtttcacaccagcgaactcacacaggagagaaaccgtatcgctgctccgactgtgggaagaggttccgTCACTCGGTAACTCTTAGAcaacaccagcaaactcacacaggagagaaaccgtattgctgtgccgactgtggaaagagtttccgtCACTCAGTAACCCTTAGAAAACACCAGCGAACTcgcacaggagagaaaccgtatcgctgcactgactgtgggaagagtttctgttttaaacaaggccttcaaaaacaccagcggaCTTTTCACTCATGAGGGAAAAAAACcgttaaccttgcattatgaatccCTGTGCAATTACTGTTCTGTGCATCACTCTtaagagcatgcattttaaatggtaaaactGCTCTTCAACTCTCTTGCACTGTGGTTGTGTCAGAAAGTGGGCGGAGACGCTGACACGAGaaaggcttctctgctgtcagtttaactccgGCTGttaatgcagtcagtgcctgggagcgggaatatgcagaaaggaaactattctgcacctcatctgatggacgagtcaggagaaattgataactcagtgtggggaatgagcttcagggtttagcatttaaacttcattcacttgaaaataaatacattgatgggaacgagtatcccgaccccggtatgtagcatcccagagacaagactgcaccgtccttactggacAACCGCCTGGAGGGTTTGTCTTGTAAATTCATCACGATTCTTAATCTAATGAAAACTGATAGTGTCCCCATGACTGCATTATGACAGGGATGGCTGAATACTGCGTGGCGTGTCGCTTTGCaatgtgcattgtccatgcttgtATTTGTGCTGCTCTTGTAAACTGCCCTGAGTAATAGCAGTGTTGCAAGCACGTGTACGGAGCTTGGGTACAGAAAGGCAGACTGGTTTTATCTCTGGCTCTTTCTTGCTCTTTTGTAGTATTTTACACTCGGTGACAAATTCCAAATGAAAATGTAGCTTAACTATGACTATTAATGGATTAAGCTTTCATTACAGAGCACAAAGTAATATAAAATGCAGTGTGGTAATggaagtaagtgtgtgtgtgtgagagtaaGTGTGTgagactgtaagtgtgtgtgtgtgtctctctgtgtgtgagactGTAAGTGTGTGAGAGTAAGTGTGTgagactgtaagtgtgtgtgtgtgtctctgtgtgtaagactgtaagtgtgtgtgtgtgtctcagtgtgtgagactgtaagtgtgtgagaatgtaagtgtgtgtgtctcagtgtgtaagactgtaagtgtgtgtgtgtgtctcagtgtgtgagactgtaagtgtgtgagaatgtaagtgtgtgtgtctcagtgtgtaagactgtaagtgtgtgtgtgtgtctcagtgtgtgagactaagtgtgtgagaatgtaagtgtgtgtgtctcagtgtgtaagactgtaagtgtgtgtgtgtgtctcagtgtgtgagactgtaagtgtgtgagaatgtaagtgtgtgtgtctcagtgtgtaagactgtaagtgtgtgtgtgtgtctcagtgtgtgagactgtaagtgtgtgagaatgtaagtgtgtgtgtctcagtgtgtaagactgtaagtgtgtgtgtgtgtgtctcagtgtgtgagactgtaagtgtgtgtgtgtgtgtctcattgtgtgagactgtaagtgtgtgtgtgtgtgtctcattgtgtgagagtgtgtgagaatGTAGGTGgtagtgtgtgtctctgtgtgagagggtgtgtgtctctgtgtgagagggtgtctcagtgtgtgagaatgtaagtgtgtgtgtctctctctctctctctctctgagtgtgtgGTGTGGTGGAGGGGGGATCTATATATTTTTCAGaggatttatttactttttaatatagataaataaataccggTGCTAAAGATGCTTtgacacaaaacctttttttttttctttcagtcctGAGGAAATGCTACTGTGTTGTTAGTGAAACTCGATTTTGAGTCCTGTGTTTATTTGGTATTTCTGTTCAGCATTAATGCTGATTAGTGTGTGGTTTGAACATATTTAGTTTATGTGAAGGGACCAGCAAAAAGCATTCATTTTCTGAGGAGTGTACGGCACGGCTTACTGCCAGTACTGCATTCATATCTGCTGCTCCCACCCCCGTCACTCAGCACACTGTGTGTATTCATAAACAAAGGGCAGCTTTATTTTTCTATCCTGTTCAGAGTTTTACAGAGGGGGGGGAGTTTAGTTTGATTTATCCACTGCTGCCAATTTTCTCTGAGCCGTTTCTGCATAGAATTCCTCCTGCTATCAATTATAAGATAGCGCCAAAACCAGGCCAATATATTAACAAGGGAACCGAGTACTTTATACAAGATGACGGCTCTGCTTACCCTTCAACGAACTGAAACGAGATGTGTGAATACGGGTGAGTCTGTGGTTTCATACGCAGTGCTGTGTGAGATTATTACGCTCAGACCGGGACCTTGTTAAAAAGCTGTGTTCTGAGGAAATGTGCGTGATCCGAGTCCTAATGAGACGGTGCAATTAAACCTGCTGTGTGCTGATTGCACGATTTGATTAATATAAAGCAGGATCCTAAACCATGCTGAAGAAAGACTGGAATGCTGCGCCGCTCTGTACCAGCAGGATTTGCAAGCAATCTGCATTGCAATCCCGTTCTGCGTTGCTTGCTGTTCTCTCAGTGTTGTAAAGTATTCGTATTAAACTCTTGCATTGAGTGTATCATTCTGTATGAACCCGGCGGCTCGCTGTGTTATTTCACAAAGGAAAGGTACCCAAACATAACAGAACAAATGTGCATTGCAGCTGGCAGTGATGCGAGAACAGAACTGTCTCtgattcttataataataataataataattttaaacacaGCGTCACCCGTGATTGGGTCTCTGCTTCAACCGCGGTCTTCCAGACTAAACAAGCATCAGTATCAGACATAAactaaaaatataaaagaaaaaaaaaatacagattcacattaaaagtgtgttattattattgtttaattactaTATTATTAAACTCTGACCCCCCCCCCGCGCCAGAGGAGCTGAGACACGGCTTAGGAGCCCCGCCCACAAAATCCATCTGAAACACACAGCGTCGTTTCTCAGACAGCACCAGATGAATACTGTTTAGTTTACTTAAACGAGATTGCTTACCAgtttgtaaggcgtggacgaTAAGAACAAAAAAGGTacgttaaattattattaatattaggatTTTATTCATTCTAGTTTAGCTGTTTGCGACGCACGGGTGTGGCGAGCCCTTTATTCGCTGAATGAACGCGGCATGGCGGCTCCAACAAGACcgattcaatttaaaatgtaacaattaaACTACAAGGCGGCGGGGAAAGCGATCGGAAATAAGGTAAcgatgtttttatgtttaataatgtTATTGCCAATATATATATGAGGCCTAGTTACTTTTTTGAGCTGCAGGCAAACTACCGATCTACCATAGTGTGTACACTGATAAACAGAGACacatcaaattatatatatatatatatatatatatatatatatatatatacatatatatatatatatatatatatatatatatatagagtaacCAGCCATGAACGATCACAGAGCCGTTTGCTCATGCACCCccttgaatgcccctttatggtcgaaaaaagtcccctgggtctgaAACAAATGTAGGAACAGGTTGAAATCCACAATTAATAATATATGGCATGGAAACAATGGTGTGAAGCTTTTCAACAGATGAAGGATTACAAACTTGTTAGAAGATATTCTGccccttcaatagtaaagccatcCCCTGCTATTAAAAGCCAGATTTTGTCGCCCTCTAGAATCGCCTCTAGAAGCACCGTGTAGGACCGTGGGAGTATTTAGAGGGTTAAACTTTGCTGTAATGATCTAGCAGGAGAAATAAAGCCGAGGAATTTGTAACAGTGCAGCTTGGAGAGAAAGAGCCCCCCTGGTCACCATAGCAACATCTGATAAATTTTGTGGGAAGCTAGGCGGTCCCGAATTCCTGAGGCTGAAACAGACCTCTGAATAAATAAGAGATAGAGAGAAGGGGTGCACCTGCTTCTCAAGGTCGGCTGCTGCAAAAAAAGAATCGTTTTAATTGAGGGAGGAGCTGGTCTTCTGTTCCAGGGGACGAGGAGAGCAGCGGGCAGCAGCCTAGCGGATTTAACCTCTTCGCTAATTCAAAAGGGACAGCCCGGAACGTGCTTACAACTGTGAGAAACTTAAACAAGGACGTCAGGAGAACTGGACCAACCGGATCGCCATCGAAGACAGAGGAGAGGTCAACGAGCCAGCGTCGAGCCACCACAGTAATAAACTGATTTCCAGCAAGCTGGACTACAAACTGAGCAGGACCGGGTCTGACTCACTGCCCAGGAGTCCGGTCAAGCTGTACTGTGAGTCTGCCCTCTGACACAGGTGGAGCCGCAGAGATTTTACTCGTACCCTGCGTCGAGTGCAAGACACTGAGCATTCCCAGCTCAACTCAAAGAGATTTAACAGAGTGCATGTGGGACTGTAATGAGAGGGATAGAGTCTATAACAGGCTGTGCCCACAAATCCCTCTACTGATGGCAATAATGTAACAGTCAGACAGTGAAAATAATTGAAGCGATCTTAATATCAATATAATTAAACAACAGCTTGCCAACAATTGATTGTAATTTCATAAGATCCTGTTAATTATAATTTACTGAGTTTGTGTTTTGATAGTTTTGTtaccacccccccccacacacacacacacacacacacacacacacacatatataaacagTCATTTGCATGTTTTATTCATGCTGTTTTGAGTATTGATTTAAGATCCTTGCTGTTCTAGAAATATATACACGATATTGATGAATGCTAATTGACATGTGACGCTGAAGCTGCCGTATTACCTGAAGATTATCCAGTGCTAAACTTCATGTACTGATTATTTTGACGCT includes:
- the LOC131729741 gene encoding zinc finger protein 135-like: MDSVEIESVQIKEEFPELELVPIRVEFSGLASLPIKQELCEMQCDSSQPEVSEVKAEHNELEIPQTEEPLPVKQEEVLETVLIKREPPEVEFEHMEPRKEESEDFKPNTPELEPVRLRECSVVLERICVREQGAGEEGSPNSTQGGGKEDGRSHSECSLAGSSPAAKARAVDGEYPDCGKGFIQLRHFKTHQRTRTGKKLYRCSDCGKSFSQSCNLVLHQRIHTGEKPYRCSDCGKRFSQSGHLASHQRTHTGEKLHRCSDCGKSFSQSCNLVLHQRIHTGEKPYRCSDCGKSFSQSGHLVSHQRTHTGEKPYQCSDCGKSFSHSVSLKAHQRTHTGEKPYCCSDCGKSFRWSGHLVSHQRIHTGEKPYCCSDCGKSFNQSNNLVSHQRTHTGEKPYRCSDCGKRFRHSVTLRQHQQTHTGEKPYCCADCGKSFRHSVTLRKHQRTRTGEKPYRCTDCGKSFCFKQGLQKHQRTFHSIPCAAMDSVKMESVQIKEEFPELELVPFTVEFFGLASLPIKQELCEMQCDSSQPEVSEIKAEHNELEIPQTEEPLPVKQEEVLETDRIKQEPPEVEFDHMEPVKEESEDFKPNIPELEPVRLRECSVVLERICVREQGAGEEGSPNSMQGGGKEDGRSHSECSLAGSSPAAKARAGAGEYPDCGKGFTQLGHFKTHQRTDTGEKLYRCSDCGKRFSQSGHLKTHQRIHTGEKPYRCSDCGKSFSQSGDLKTHQRIHTGEKPYRCSDCGKSFSRSNSLVLHQRTHTGEKPYRCSNCGKSFSQSRHLVSHQRTHTGEKPYRCSDCEKSFSHSVSLKAHQLTHTGEKPYCCSDCGKSFRWSGHLVSHQRIHTGEKPYRCSDCGKSFRHSVTLKKHQRTHTGEKPYRCSDCGKSFCYKQGLQKHQRIHRGEKP